A genome region from Methylobacterium sp. FF17 includes the following:
- a CDS encoding Kelch repeat-containing protein — protein sequence MQPLRRLLHVAAGVLSSLVVPSVHAQQAEPVLSEWTSTASFEGPRTSHAAFVAGNRIYVLGGLFVAGTGPTMLDDIQVAELGNDGAVLPTGWRTVGHMPSARSGHGLVAFDGRVYLVGGYSGTGTLGDTDVATLGTDGALERWVPSQSRLNIPRSNLALQAWKAPSGQAYLLAIGGVNQVGSDTVHFDEVETAPVSADGAVGPWRVCPFHLKGGRSAPGAAVLGSTLIVMGGWGDLLEDVFGDVQVSTLQEDGCPGPWTTSPRPLPLPVYGHSVALLRTASGSKAFVLGGNAGEGNYLNTVQAVSIASDGLPGRVGFDSHVFAVPRWGHATVRYNDYLYVIGGARRGGSGFLADVQFTRATFP from the coding sequence ATGCAGCCTCTCCGACGCCTGCTCCATGTCGCTGCCGGCGTTCTCTCTTCGCTGGTCGTTCCGTCGGTGCATGCCCAGCAGGCCGAGCCCGTCCTGTCCGAGTGGACATCGACCGCTTCCTTCGAAGGGCCGCGTACCTCGCATGCCGCCTTCGTGGCCGGCAATCGCATCTATGTACTGGGCGGCCTGTTCGTTGCCGGAACCGGCCCGACGATGCTGGACGACATCCAGGTCGCCGAACTGGGGAACGACGGTGCTGTCCTTCCCACCGGGTGGCGTACGGTCGGGCACATGCCGAGCGCGCGCTCGGGTCACGGCTTGGTGGCTTTCGACGGCCGCGTCTACCTCGTGGGCGGATACTCCGGAACCGGCACGCTCGGCGACACCGACGTCGCGACCCTTGGGACCGACGGAGCCCTTGAACGATGGGTTCCAAGCCAATCGCGGCTCAACATACCGAGGTCCAACCTGGCCCTGCAGGCCTGGAAGGCTCCCTCGGGCCAGGCATACCTGCTGGCCATCGGCGGCGTGAACCAGGTCGGATCGGACACGGTCCATTTCGACGAGGTCGAGACCGCTCCGGTCTCCGCCGACGGGGCGGTCGGACCCTGGCGTGTGTGCCCCTTCCACCTGAAGGGTGGCCGGTCCGCGCCCGGCGCGGCCGTGCTGGGGAGCACCTTGATCGTGATGGGCGGCTGGGGGGACCTCCTCGAAGACGTGTTCGGGGACGTCCAGGTCAGCACCCTGCAGGAGGATGGCTGCCCGGGTCCATGGACGACCTCGCCGCGTCCCCTGCCGCTGCCCGTCTACGGCCACTCGGTTGCCCTGCTGCGCACCGCGAGCGGGTCCAAGGCCTTCGTGCTCGGCGGAAACGCGGGCGAGGGGAACTACCTGAACACGGTCCAGGCCGTGTCCATCGCGAGCGATGGCCTGCCCGGACGCGTCGGTTTCGACAGCCACGTCTTCGCGGTCCCCCGATGGGGGCATGCGACCGTGCGCTACAACGACTACCTGTACGTGATTGGCGGGGCCCGGCGCGGAGGCAGCGGGTTCCTGGCCGACGTCCAGTTCACGCGCGCGACGTTTCCCTAA
- a CDS encoding exopolysaccharide production protein YjbE, which yields MKLSLIAGTVAILAVTTAASHAAPCDTGSGKDRGASVDPGSKNLAGGQQPASPGTVGAMNNVGANQGLGEKQGASTSASKGSEDPASKNLAGGQQPASPGTVGAMNNAGANQGIGKKDDGC from the coding sequence GTGAAGCTCTCCTTGATCGCCGGAACCGTCGCCATCCTTGCCGTCACGACCGCAGCGTCTCATGCCGCGCCATGTGACACGGGATCGGGCAAGGACAGGGGTGCCAGCGTGGACCCCGGCAGCAAGAACCTCGCAGGCGGTCAGCAGCCCGCGTCGCCTGGTACCGTCGGTGCGATGAACAATGTCGGCGCCAACCAAGGCCTTGGCGAGAAGCAGGGCGCAAGCACGTCCGCGAGCAAGGGAAGCGAGGACCCCGCCAGCAAGAACCTGGCCGGAGGCCAGCAGCCCGCCTCGCCCGGAACGGTCGGAGCCATGAACAACGCCGGTGCGAACCAAGGCATCGGCAAGAAGGACGACGGGTGCTGA
- a CDS encoding PilZ domain-containing protein: MTGEASFGEREARAETNWIGVIRTSEGIEIPCTVKDVSKTGARIWVPASYHLPENFMLRVLGKDFVCKVAMAWRKGNFVGVRIERIGKLPQKQAETIADSETVASKHQVIGSRRSRISAF; encoded by the coding sequence GTGACCGGGGAAGCATCGTTCGGGGAGAGGGAGGCCAGGGCCGAGACGAACTGGATAGGCGTCATCCGGACGTCCGAGGGCATCGAGATCCCCTGCACCGTCAAGGACGTCTCGAAGACGGGCGCAAGGATCTGGGTCCCGGCCTCCTATCACCTGCCGGAGAACTTCATGCTTCGGGTGCTGGGCAAGGATTTCGTCTGCAAGGTCGCGATGGCTTGGCGCAAGGGGAACTTCGTCGGGGTCCGGATCGAGCGGATCGGCAAGCTGCCACAGAAGCAGGCGGAGACCATTGCGGACTCCGAGACGGTGGCGAGCAAGCATCAAGTTATCGGCTCCCGGCGAAGCCGGATATCGGCCTTCTGA